A portion of the bacterium genome contains these proteins:
- a CDS encoding sulfatase, whose protein sequence is MPLPASAEPIELVVETTAEDAGAPLAGRAGIADARLVRTRTAPRQTASPQQPSVLVLLVDTLRADRLRPGSGLTPVLDALAARGLRFTEAIAQASWTLPSVASMLTGVHPRSHGVGGGDDGTGRALPDAFVTLPELAAQAGIGTFAVSANPVVTRGTNLAQGFEEFVELGWVGGRTGWESAPALDAALLGWLARQGGHRFFAWVQYMEPHDPYTPPDPAVPPAGVRPAVADGRIDVLGRKVNRGEAPPLAAGELAHLQTLYDREVAAFDRGLATLLAGLDALGLRESTVIVVTADHGEAFQEHGHLKHAVSLYDELVRVPLVLAGPGIAPGRVLVPVQGIDLYPTLARLLGLEPPAALPGRDLLAPLAEVPIVSETSLAHGPGGTLVDLVAVRHDGWKLIHAPQLDRFELFDLRADPGEQIDRFASAPEEARRLGEALDAWRRTAPPPPTAARADGLGDRLRALGYVE, encoded by the coding sequence GTGCCCCTGCCCGCCAGCGCGGAGCCGATCGAGCTGGTCGTCGAGACCACGGCGGAGGACGCCGGCGCGCCGCTCGCCGGCCGTGCCGGCATCGCCGACGCCCGCCTGGTCCGCACCCGCACGGCGCCGCGCCAGACCGCGTCGCCGCAGCAGCCGAGCGTCCTCGTGCTGCTCGTCGACACCCTGCGCGCCGACCGCCTCCGGCCGGGCAGCGGCCTGACGCCGGTGCTCGACGCGCTCGCCGCCCGCGGGCTGCGCTTCACCGAGGCGATCGCGCAGGCGTCGTGGACGCTGCCCTCGGTGGCGTCGATGCTCACCGGCGTGCACCCGCGCAGCCACGGCGTCGGCGGCGGCGACGACGGCACCGGGCGGGCCCTGCCCGACGCGTTCGTGACCCTGCCCGAGCTGGCGGCGCAGGCGGGCATCGGCACCTTCGCGGTGTCGGCCAACCCGGTCGTCACGCGCGGAACGAATCTCGCACAGGGCTTCGAGGAGTTCGTCGAGCTCGGCTGGGTGGGCGGCCGCACCGGCTGGGAGTCGGCGCCGGCGCTCGACGCCGCGCTCCTCGGCTGGCTCGCCCGCCAGGGCGGCCACCGCTTCTTCGCCTGGGTGCAGTACATGGAGCCGCACGATCCCTACACGCCGCCCGATCCCGCCGTACCGCCCGCCGGCGTGCGGCCCGCCGTCGCCGACGGACGCATCGACGTCCTCGGCCGCAAGGTGAACCGCGGCGAGGCGCCGCCGCTCGCGGCGGGCGAGCTCGCGCACCTGCAGACCCTCTACGACCGCGAGGTCGCCGCCTTCGATCGCGGGCTCGCCACGCTGCTGGCCGGGCTGGACGCGCTCGGCCTGCGCGAGTCGACGGTGATCGTCGTCACCGCCGATCACGGCGAGGCGTTCCAGGAGCACGGGCACCTGAAGCACGCCGTCAGCCTCTACGACGAGCTCGTGCGCGTCCCGCTCGTCCTCGCCGGCCCCGGCATCGCTCCCGGCCGCGTCCTCGTGCCGGTGCAGGGCATCGATCTCTACCCGACGCTCGCCCGCCTCCTCGGGCTCGAGCCGCCGGCGGCGCTCCCGGGACGCGATCTGCTGGCTCCGCTCGCCGAGGTGCCCATCGTCTCCGAAACCAGCCTCGCCCACGGACCCGGCGGCACCCTCGTCGATCTGGTCGCCGTCCGCCACGACGGCTGGAAGCTGATCCACGCGCCCCAGCTCGACCGCTTCGAGCTCTTCGATCTCCGCGCCGATCCGGGCGAGCAGATCGACCGCTTCGCGAGCGCGCCCGAGGAGGCCCGCCGGCTCGGCGAGGCGCTCGACGCCTGGCGCCGCACGGCGCCCCCACCCCCGACCGCGGCCCGCGCCGACGGCCTCGGCGATCGCCTGCGGGCGCTCGGATACGTCGAATGA
- a CDS encoding sulfatase codes for MSRPRASSRGLLRGLLRPAAAGVVLALPLAGAAAARAAERGAWWSDGLRWLTLDAGVWWFDRLAPACAGVLVVLALAWRWWRGRARRPPRAAARGRGAAVAALLRAAAAIVPPVPDGPNVVLVSIDTLRADGLGAYGNPRPTSPTFDARLAAEGVLFSDVLSQAPKTTPSHMTMLTGVYPAVHGVTMWEGATAEPVLNPRLHTLAELLRNAGWRTVAFTDGGPMHASRGFEHGFEVYRHTKPLARAQRWIAGNAGGRRPVFLFFHSFEIHDPYTPPPGWIDQFDPDYRGPILDAVRAIRRGAENWEQAHALFWKDVDPTDPRAVAFVHRLYEAGIRHMDDLTLARLLADLAARDPRRETLVVFTSDHGEAFAEHGAFLHDDLWRHTLHVPLVLRWPGRLPAGLRIDAPVRLLDLTPTILDLVGVPAPAYVQGRSLVPLLRGAPLPPQPVVSEHGPPHRTPRFQSLRLDGHTLLLLGDHMQLFDLAADPGERVDRAAADPALVARLRAELDRWQAECARLAARLGPEGAGVAPPPDVMRQLRALGYVE; via the coding sequence GCCGCCGAGCGCGGCGCCTGGTGGAGCGACGGGCTGCGCTGGCTCACGCTCGACGCCGGCGTGTGGTGGTTCGACCGCCTCGCGCCGGCCTGCGCCGGCGTGCTCGTCGTGCTCGCGCTGGCCTGGCGCTGGTGGCGCGGCCGCGCCCGGCGCCCGCCGCGAGCGGCGGCGCGCGGTCGCGGTGCTGCGGTCGCGGCGCTGCTGCGCGCCGCCGCCGCGATCGTGCCGCCGGTGCCGGACGGACCGAACGTCGTCCTCGTCTCGATCGACACGCTGCGCGCCGACGGCCTCGGGGCGTACGGCAATCCGCGGCCGACCAGCCCGACCTTCGACGCCCGCCTCGCCGCCGAGGGCGTGCTCTTCAGCGACGTCCTCAGCCAGGCGCCGAAGACGACGCCGTCGCACATGACGATGCTGACCGGCGTCTACCCGGCCGTGCACGGCGTCACCATGTGGGAAGGCGCCACCGCCGAGCCGGTGCTGAACCCGCGCCTGCACACGCTCGCCGAGCTGCTGCGCAACGCCGGCTGGCGCACCGTCGCCTTCACCGACGGCGGCCCGATGCACGCCTCGCGCGGCTTCGAGCACGGCTTCGAGGTCTACCGGCACACGAAGCCTCTAGCCCGCGCCCAGCGCTGGATCGCCGGCAATGCCGGCGGGCGCCGGCCGGTCTTCCTCTTCTTCCACAGCTTCGAGATCCACGATCCCTACACGCCGCCCCCCGGCTGGATCGACCAGTTCGACCCCGACTATCGCGGCCCCATCCTCGACGCCGTGCGCGCCATCCGCCGCGGCGCCGAGAACTGGGAGCAGGCGCACGCGCTCTTCTGGAAGGACGTCGACCCCACCGACCCGCGCGCGGTCGCGTTCGTGCACCGCCTCTACGAGGCCGGCATCCGCCACATGGACGACCTGACGCTCGCGCGTCTGCTCGCCGACCTCGCGGCGCGCGATCCCCGGCGCGAGACGCTCGTCGTCTTCACCTCCGACCACGGCGAGGCGTTCGCCGAGCACGGCGCCTTCCTGCACGACGACCTCTGGCGCCACACGCTCCACGTGCCGCTCGTGCTGCGCTGGCCGGGCCGCCTGCCGGCGGGCCTGCGCATCGATGCCCCGGTGCGCCTCCTCGACCTCACGCCCACGATCCTCGACCTCGTCGGCGTGCCGGCGCCCGCCTACGTCCAGGGGCGCAGCCTGGTCCCGCTGCTGCGCGGCGCGCCGCTGCCGCCGCAGCCGGTGGTGAGCGAGCACGGCCCGCCCCACCGCACGCCGCGCTTCCAGAGCCTGCGCCTCGACGGCCACACGCTGCTCCTGCTCGGCGACCACATGCAGCTCTTCGACCTCGCCGCCGATCCGGGCGAGCGCGTCGATCGCGCCGCGGCCGACCCGGCGCTGGTGGCGCGCCTGCGCGCCGAGCTCGATCGCTGGCAGGCGGAGTGCGCGCGGCTGGCGGCGAGGCTCGGCCCGGAGGGCGCGGGCGTGGCGCCACCGCCCGACGTGATGCGCCAGCTCCGCGCCCTGGGGTACGTCGAGTGA